A window from Thermodesulfovibrionales bacterium encodes these proteins:
- a CDS encoding stage 0 sporulation family protein: MPDVIGIRFKNCGKIYDFEVNGLEVAKGDVVVVESELGLSMGSVVVGRRALAEGTKELKKVLRKATEDDLKQKSENKRVAEEAMAYCIERIMARGLPMKLISTEVTLDRKRFVFYFTADGRIDFRELVKDLAARFKTRIEMRQVGVRDASKIVGGLGICGRELCCKTFLTSFEPISIRMAKSQELVLNANKLSGVCGRLMCCLGYEYSEGEKAEDACREEELTTTVNEDEGAESVIVEEPSLPAKGDIAATPKEQGRRHSRHRRSHRPPAPEAAGQRGAREEPSPKPSESAGHGEAERSGREEMEHDKPAAVAAQKDGPGRRHRRRRRHERKARR; encoded by the coding sequence ATGCCTGACGTTATTGGGATAAGGTTTAAGAACTGCGGCAAGATCTATGACTTTGAGGTTAACGGCCTTGAAGTTGCAAAGGGAGACGTCGTCGTCGTGGAGTCCGAACTCGGTCTGAGCATGGGCAGCGTCGTTGTCGGAAGACGTGCCCTTGCTGAAGGGACAAAGGAGTTGAAGAAGGTCCTCAGGAAGGCGACAGAAGATGACCTGAAACAAAAATCGGAAAATAAGCGCGTGGCTGAGGAGGCCATGGCGTACTGCATCGAGAGAATTATGGCACGGGGTCTCCCGATGAAGTTGATCTCGACGGAAGTCACGCTCGACAGAAAGCGATTTGTCTTCTATTTCACTGCCGACGGGAGGATAGACTTCAGGGAACTTGTCAAAGACCTGGCTGCAAGGTTCAAGACGCGTATTGAGATGAGGCAGGTTGGCGTGAGGGATGCGTCAAAGATTGTCGGCGGGCTCGGGATATGCGGAAGGGAGTTGTGCTGCAAGACCTTCCTCACATCCTTTGAACCAATATCCATACGGATGGCCAAGAGTCAGGAACTGGTCCTGAATGCAAATAAACTCTCAGGCGTTTGCGGAAGGCTCATGTGCTGCCTTGGTTATGAATATTCCGAGGGTGAAAAGGCCGAAGATGCCTGCCGGGAAGAAGAACTGACAACGACGGTGAACGAGGATGAAGGCGCCGAGTCCGTTATTGTTGAAGAACCTTCTTTGCCGGCGAAGGGAGACATTGCCGCGACTCCCAAGGAACAGGGCAGAAGACACTCACGACACCGCAGATCACATCGTCCTCCTGCGCCTGAAGCAGCGGGACAGAGGGGTGCTCGGGAGGAGCCGTCACCGAAACCCTCTGAAAGCGCAGGGCATGGTGAAGCGGAACGGTCCGGCAGGGAAGAGATGGAGCACGACAAACCCGCAGCGGTAGCGGCTCAGAAAGATGGTCCTGGGAGAAGGCATCGCAGACGGAGGCGGCATGAGAGAAAGGCCCGGAGATGA
- the holB gene encoding DNA polymerase III subunit delta', producing MQYLPVIMALRDVIGQDRAVSILLGTLERGRIPSAYLFDGESGIGKRFTALNLAKAINCLKNSEGLFATPANVKGGSLKDVDACDVCSACKKIDAGTYPDLVIVAPEKGEIRVDEIRSVEDALSFKPYEGKKKVVIIDDADTMNQSAANAFLKTLEEPPEDSLLILIASNPGRMPETIRSRCSNVKFTPLPTEACAGVIKSVTGKQQAAGGGEGMGLEITDRLLSTVVRLSMGRPGRALSSDLLNERTRFLQLLQNMIEGNNEIWTDRDEMEQWFDLVIAWMRDLAIMNVMGSEGIFIHDDMRDDLSQMSRSGDLISLMESYTKINRLRGRLDFNLNKSITWNYTASIIRAVMGRA from the coding sequence TTGCAGTATCTGCCGGTTATTATGGCTCTTAGGGACGTTATAGGTCAGGACAGGGCAGTCAGCATCCTGCTCGGGACATTAGAAAGGGGCAGGATCCCCTCTGCCTATCTCTTTGACGGGGAATCAGGAATAGGGAAGAGGTTTACGGCGCTTAATCTTGCAAAGGCGATAAACTGTCTGAAGAATAGTGAAGGGTTATTCGCGACGCCTGCCAACGTTAAGGGAGGCAGTCTCAAAGATGTCGATGCCTGCGATGTTTGCAGTGCATGCAAGAAGATCGACGCCGGAACTTATCCCGATCTTGTCATCGTCGCCCCTGAAAAGGGAGAAATAAGAGTCGACGAGATAAGGAGTGTGGAAGACGCGCTCTCCTTTAAACCCTATGAAGGGAAGAAGAAGGTTGTGATTATCGATGATGCCGACACTATGAACCAGTCCGCTGCCAACGCCTTTCTCAAAACACTTGAGGAACCTCCGGAGGACAGTCTTCTTATTCTGATCGCGTCGAATCCCGGCAGGATGCCTGAGACTATCAGGTCACGCTGCTCGAACGTCAAGTTTACACCTCTTCCCACGGAAGCTTGTGCAGGCGTCATAAAATCGGTCACCGGGAAACAACAGGCTGCCGGCGGCGGAGAAGGAATGGGACTGGAGATCACCGACCGTCTTCTTTCTACGGTCGTCAGACTTTCCATGGGAAGACCGGGACGTGCGCTCTCTTCCGACCTCCTGAATGAACGCACGCGTTTCCTTCAACTCCTTCAGAATATGATCGAAGGGAATAATGAGATCTGGACTGACAGGGACGAGATGGAGCAATGGTTCGATCTCGTGATCGCGTGGATGAGGGACCTGGCGATCATGAACGTGATGGGGAGTGAAGGGATCTTTATTCACGATGATATGAGAGACGACCTTTCACAGATGAGCAGATCAGGAGACCTCATTTCTCTCATGGAGTCGTATACGAAGATAAATCGGCTGAGGGGGAGGCTCGATTTTAATCTGAACAAGTCGATCACCTGGAATTATACAGCCTCGATCATCAGAGCCGTCATGGGTCGTGCCTGA
- the aroF gene encoding 3-deoxy-7-phosphoheptulonate synthase, producing MIIVLKPGCKKRTVDLIMKKVKEQGFTPHAIVGVERTVIGAVGDDRDKHLLEALEAIPCVEKLVPILQPYKLASREIRREPTVVAVDGAFFGGGHFGVIAGPCSVETEKQIVETALKVKKAGAKMLRGGAFKPRTSPYAFQGLEEVGLKLLAKARKESGLPFVTEVINPEDVEMVGEYADALQIGARNVQNFSLLRRVGKFGKPIVLKRGMSTTIQEFLMSAEYVLSEGCNDVILCERGIRTFENATRNTLDISAVPVIHERSHLPIIIDPSHATGVRNYVPPLCFAAMACGADGIMVEVHPDPQKALCDGPQSLDIEGFAGVVKRLKELSKFSGKKL from the coding sequence ATGATCATTGTCCTGAAACCAGGATGCAAGAAAAGGACTGTTGATCTGATCATGAAAAAGGTCAAGGAGCAGGGCTTTACTCCCCATGCCATTGTTGGTGTAGAAAGGACAGTAATCGGTGCGGTAGGCGATGACCGGGATAAGCACTTGCTCGAGGCCCTTGAGGCCATACCCTGTGTCGAGAAGCTTGTTCCTATCCTCCAGCCGTACAAGCTTGCGAGCAGAGAGATCAGGAGAGAGCCGACGGTTGTCGCCGTTGATGGCGCCTTCTTTGGTGGAGGGCACTTTGGGGTCATAGCCGGGCCCTGTTCGGTAGAGACCGAAAAGCAGATCGTCGAGACCGCGCTCAAGGTAAAGAAGGCAGGGGCGAAGATGCTCAGGGGTGGAGCGTTCAAACCAAGGACTTCCCCCTATGCCTTTCAAGGGCTCGAAGAGGTAGGGCTCAAGCTGCTTGCCAAGGCGCGGAAGGAGTCCGGACTTCCCTTTGTCACCGAGGTCATTAACCCCGAGGACGTTGAGATGGTAGGTGAGTATGCCGATGCTTTGCAGATAGGCGCGCGCAATGTCCAGAATTTTTCCCTCCTCAGGAGGGTCGGCAAGTTCGGCAAACCTATTGTGCTGAAGAGGGGCATGTCGACGACGATCCAGGAGTTTCTCATGTCTGCAGAGTATGTTCTCTCGGAAGGTTGCAACGACGTTATCCTCTGCGAGAGAGGGATTCGCACCTTTGAAAATGCTACTCGAAATACTCTCGATATCTCCGCTGTACCCGTCATCCATGAGCGTTCCCATCTCCCGATAATCATAGACCCTTCCCACGCTACAGGGGTGAGGAATTATGTTCCACCGCTCTGTTTTGCTGCGATGGCATGCGGCGCTGACGGTATCATGGTTGAAGTTCATCCCGACCCTCAGAAGGCACTCTGCGACGGCCCCCAGTCTCTTGATATCGAGGGCTTTGCCGGGGTCGTGAAGAGACTGAAGGAGCTTTCGAAGTTCAGCGGGAAGAAGCTATAA